The following is a genomic window from uncultured Draconibacterium sp..
GCCAATGTGTACGTGAGCAATAGTCCAGTCGGTAAAGTGGGTAATTTGGTTTACTGATTTCAGCGACATCATTGGCCCCTCGAAAGTAGACATACCGTAAGCCGTAACAGCCACCACCATAAATTTCAGTGCAGCACTGTCGCGAACGCGATCCCAGGCACCACGTAGAGTAAGCAAACCGTTTATCATACCACCCCAACTTGGGGCAATCAGCATTATCGAAAATGTTACACCTAAAGCTTGTGCCCAATCGGGTAAAGCCTGATACAGCAAATGGTGTGGTCCGGCCCACATGTACAAAAATATAAGCGACCAAAAGTGAATGATCGACAGTTTATACGAGTAAATAGGGCGGTTAGCCGCTTTGGGGAGGTAATAATACATTAAGCCCAAAAACGGAGTTGTAAGGAAAAATGCGACGGCATTGTGCCCGTACCACCATTGTACTACTGCATCTTGTGCACCGGCATAAATGGAATAACTTTTAAACAGCGATATGGGCAGTTCGAAAGAGTTTACCACGTGCAACATGGCTACGCCAAGAAAGGTAGCCAGGTACCACCAAATAGCTGCATAAATGTGCTGAACACGGCGAACAACAATTGTTCCGATCATGTTCCATCCAAAAACCACCCAAATTATGGCAATCAAAATATCAATTGGCCACTCCAGTTCGGCGTATTCTTTCGAGGTGGTAATTCCTGCCAGCAAGGTAACGGCTGCCAGAACAATTATGGTTTGCCAGCCCCAAAAGTGAATCTTACTTAAGGTGTCGCTAAACATTCTGGTTTTAAGCAATTTCTGCATAGAGTAATACACCCCCGCAAAAATGGCGTTTCCTACAAATGCAAAAATAATAGCATTGGTATGCAGTGGTCTCACCCTTCCGAAAGTGGTAAATTCGAGACCAAAGTTGAATACAGGGAAGGCTAGCTGCGCCGCAGCAAGAATGCCTACCAGTACGCCAACAACACCCCAAACCAGTGTAGCCAGAATAAACAACTTAACTATTTTGTTGTCGTAATTAAATTTTTGATTTTCCATGAGTTGGATAATTATTTTTTATTATTCTTTTTTTCTTCATTGGTTTCAGATTCCGATTCCACATCGTCGTCGTCAAAAAGTATCCGCATCGATGGAGTTTCGCTATCATCGTACTGCCCCGATCGAACCGACCAGATAAATGCGCCCAGAAAAATGAGTGCTACCAGTAAACTTACTCCTATAAGCAGATAAAAAATGTTCATTTATTGTTTTTTGCCGGCTCTGCTAATTTTAAAAATCTGAAATACAACATAGCCAATTGTTCCCCATGCACCTAAAACAGCTGCCAGATATGACAACAACAGCCAAACTTGTATATTTTCGTTTGTCGACCAAAGCACTTCTTTATGTATCAGTTTAGGTGTTGGTTTTGGCTGGCCTACTTTTGCAGCGTCGAGCACAACATTTTCGTTAATAAAACCTTCGCCAAGGTCGATAACCAGCGTTACCATTCCCTTTTCGTCACCAATCAGGCTCTCAGGAATATGGTATTCTGCACGTCCTTCTTTATTAGTTAGAACCTGTCCGATGGGAAGTGTACCAAAAGCTTTTTTAGCTCCAATTGAAATTGGTGCTTCAGCCAGTACCACATAATTACTGTCTTTATCCTGGTACTCGGCGAATACTTCTACCTGGTGTTGTTCTTCATTTACCGAAGCCAAAATCTTAGCTTTTTTAGGTGGTTCTTCTACCAATACCGGTTCGTTTCCCGGATTGAAGTTGCGGATGTAGTTTACCAAACGCCAGCGGTCGTCTTCCGAAATGGTGGTTTCGAACTGTGGCATACCACCGCGGCCGTGCGTAATTTTATAGAATAACTCGCCGTCGGTGTTGGCTTGCATTACTTCGCTGGCAAAATCGGGTGGGGGAGGCACTAATGGCAATCCGTTATTTTTGCCCGGATCTCCGTGACACGATTTACAGTCGCGCAAGTATATTTCTTTTCCTTTTTTTACGTTGTCGAGATTATATTCCGATGGATTCTGAACGCTTTTCTGGTCTTCAGGAACCAACCACTCCTGAGCCATTCCCTGCTGTGCAAGAAAAAATAATGCTACAAATAATAATTTGATCTTCATGTTCGTCTATTTTTTTGGTTCAGAGAGGATTTCTTTTTCTACACCTTTTTCTTCAGCATATTCCCAAATGGTGATTACCGGGAACATTTTTGCCAAAACAGTAATAATAAGCAGCGCAGCAGCAAAGGAGAAAATGGTAATCATTATCTCGATACTTGTTGGTGAGTAATGTTTAAAATAATCAGGAACATTTTGTACTGGCAAAAACGGGTGCTCCATTGTAGGAATTACAATAATGTAACGTTTTAACCACGATGCAATCAATACGAAAACCGAGATAATAGTTAACGGTAACGGTTTTCTGAAAAATTTGAAAAGCATTAGGAATATCGGTAAAATCAAACCTGTCATTTGTGTCCACCAAAACATGGGAGCAAAACTTCCCACAAAAAGGTTGCGCAGGTGAATTCCTTCAGCGGTTTTCATTTTATAGGCAGGTACCCAAAATTCGTTGATGTTAAAATACAGGTAAACCAGGCAAACAAAAACCAGTAGTTTTCCCATGTAATCGAAATGCAGATCTTCAAAATATTCGCCTAAACGGTAACGAATCCGGTAGGCATACATTAATATTACCACTGCTGCGGCACCGGCAACAAATGCACCGGCAACAAAGTATGGCCCAAAAATGGTGGTATCCCAACCCGAACGCAAAGTGGCTGCAAACAGCCACGATGTTACAGTGTGGATGGATAAACCTACCGGAATGATCAGAATCATAAGAATACGCATGGCATGGTAAACCAGTTTGTATTGTTCTGCATTTCCGTTCCAGCCAAGGGCCATTATCTTGTATACCTTCATTTTCCAGGCGGGAATATCATCTCCGCCCCTGTCGCGAATTAATGCTAAATCGGGGATAAGTGGAATATAATAAAGCAATACCGAAATGGTAAGGTAGGTAGTAACTACTGTTACGTCCCATATAATTGGCGAGGCAAAACGTCCGTGTAAAAACACATTGAGAAAGCGATCAGGACGTCCCATGTCGTTTATAATAATGATACCCGCTAAAGCTACTCCGGCAATTGCTACTTGCTCGGCAACACGTGAAATGGGGTGCGACCATTTTATTTTTAACAAGTGTAAAGAAGAGCTTATTAAAAAGCCGATTAGGCTAATTGCCACAAAAAACACAAAGTTGGCAATGTACATGCCCCACGAAACGTAGTCGCGCATACCGGTAACACCCAGTCCGTCGCGAATTTGTATTCCCCAGCCCCATAGTCCAACACCGGCAAACATAATGAGTATGAAATACCAAAAATTCGTGAGCTCGTCGCGTTTTACAATCGAGCGGGTGAGGTCGAAAGTTATTTTATCCAATAATTTCCGGGCTTCTTCCGGCGATTTTGTTTTTTCCATCGTTTAAAGTTTAGTCGATTTATGAGTGGTGTTCTTCAATTTCGCCCTGAAACGGGAATGCCCTATCTTTTGGTGGCAGGTAATAAACTCGTGGTTTTGTACCCAATTCCGGCATTAATGTATAAGCTGCATTGTCTCTTACTAACTTGCTAAAGCTCACCGTTTCGTGTGTAGTTCCGTTGGTAACCGCATCTTCGTTTTGGTCGCCAAACCAGTAAACTCCGTTGGGGCACGACGAAACACATGTTGGTAGTTTTCCATCGCGCAAACGGTCGGCACTGAATAAACATTTTGAAATAGTACCTTTTTTCTGCGGAACGTTGGCTTCTATATTATAAGTAACACCTTCGTATTTTTCTGCATCGCGTGGCTCGAACCAGTTGAAAACCCTTGCCGAATACGGACAGGCTGCAATACAAAAACGGCACCCTATACAGCGCTCATTATCAATAAGAACAATACCGTCTTCGCGTTTAAATGTGGCGTTAACCGGACAAACTTTTGTACATGGCGGGTTATCGCAATGCTGACATGGTTTTGGCATGTAGTACGGAGCTGTGTCTTCAGCATCCTGCATTTGCAATACATTAATATGATGTTGCTCCGGACGTAATTGGTGATGTTTTTGGCAGCCTTTCATACATTCGCGTGCATTCCTGCATTTCGATAAATCGATAACCATCACAAACTTGCGGTTTGGTAAGCCTTTCCGTCCTCGCTTTTGTTGTTCTGTGAGGTTCGGCATATCGGCCGGTTTTAGCTGTGCTTTGCTCACTTCAACAAGTTCTCCGCTCGATGTAAGCAGTTTAATTGTATCTCCCGAGGCGGTCTCTACCTGGTTGCATGAACTTAATAGACTGGAGCCTCCAACTAGTCCGGCTGCACCAACCGATACACCCAACTTTTTTACGAAATTTCTGCGTGATTTATTTTCCATAAAAAGACATTTTTTTAGAACTATAGTGCTAAATCCAATGCTAAATTCAGCTAAATTTGGTTTCTCAACCTTACGAATTTATAAAATAAGCGCAAAGCGGCAAACTAATCCGGTCATCTTGATAATAAAAGACTAATTTAACTTTAAATGTTATAAGTGAGTAAGTTACAGTGTTTTTCTGTGTTTGTGAAATTTTATCTTTGCTTTAATAACTTGATATTTGATGAGATAGGTTTTAGAGCCCTGAAAAAATATTTCTTTCGGGTGAACAAATATATTCTCGTGTTGTTTATAATGGATTTTTTTGAGGGGCTGAGCTTCTTTGTAGTGTGATGAATATCACATATGAATGTGTTGTAAAACATGTTTTAAATAAGCATTGCTCACTTTCTGAATGGTATAAAGTTACAGGATTTCCTGAAAATTCAAGTTTTTAGCTTTATATACTTCGAGCTAAAATATTGCAAGAAAGAAGTCGATTTGTAAAAAAATAGAAGAAACTGATTCTTTACATAAACATTATCAGGGTTTTGTCGTTTTATCATATGAAAAAGGGTAAAAAGGTATTATTGTTTTTAGCAGAGACTGAAGTTTACAAAACTTAAAAACGATAATAGCGTATTAGCCTTTAAAAACTAAATAAACCTTGCCGTATATTGATCTGGCTCTATGAAAAAGACTGTAACCTATATTACCACGTTTCTTGCAGGTATCTTTCTTTTACTTGCTCATAGCTCAAATGCTCAAAGTGTTATTAATCCTGCTGCAACCGACGATGATGTTGAAATCGGAGTTGTTGAACATCTCGACGATTATTTACCCGACAGCATCTCTCTTATTAATGAAGCTGGCGAACAGGTTTGGTTGTCCGAGCTCATTGATAAACCAACAATTCTGAATTTTGTGTATTACCGTTGCCCGGGAATTTGCAGCCCTTTGATGGAAGCGGTTGCCGGGGTAATGGATAAATCAGATCTTGTTCCCGGAGAAGATTACCAGGTGTTAACCATTAGTTTCGATCCGGGTGAGACAATTGACTTGGGGATTAGAAAAAAGAATAACTACCTGGGACTGATGAATAATCCAGGAAAAGTTGAAGAAGCAAAAACCGGTTGGTTGTTTTTTGTTTCCGACAGTGCCAGTATAATTAAAGCTACCAATGCAACAGGTTTTAAGTACAAGAAAACCGGTAACGATTTTACACATGCAGCTTCGTTAATTGTTATTAGCCCCGATGAAAAAATTACCCGTTATTTAAATGGCCTGTACTTTTTGCCGTTCGAATGGAAAATGGCTATTGTAGAAGCTTCGAAAGGCCAGTCGGGACCAACCCTGAACAAAGTATTGCGTTTTTGTTATTCCTATGATCCGCAAGGACAAACTTATGTATTAAATATAACTAAAGTTAGCGGAGTCATAATAATATTTTTCGGACTGGTTTTACTGCTGTTTCTGGTATTAAAACCAAAGAAAAAGTAAATTAAACTAAACTTTATGCATACAACAAATGCTGTTAATGGAGCAAATTACTTAACCTATCAAGGGAAATACAAGGGTTTGCTTGGCTGGATCTTATCCACTGACCATAAACGTATTGGTCTTCTTTATTTGTATTCGATAGCTGCTATGTTTGCAACGGGTGTTTTGTTAGGGCTTGCCATGAAATTTGAATTGCTTGCTCCCGGTAAAACAATTATGGATGCACAAACTTATAACGCTACGTTTACGGTTCATGGTGTTATAATGATTTTTATGGTGGTAGTGCCCGGTTTACCTGCGGTTTTTGGAAACCTAATGATGCCCATAATGATTGGAGCAAAAGATGTGGCTTTTCCAAAGCTTAATTTGCTGTCGTGGTGGTTGTACATTGCCGGAGTAGTTTTGGTGCTTTGCGCACTACTGTTTGGATCGGGTTCGCCTGACACTGGCTGGACTTTTTATGCACCCTACAGTTTTAAAACCGGAACCAATTTACTTCCTGCAGTATTCGGGGCATTTGTTTTAGGTTTTTCTTCCATCTTAACCGGGTTAAACTTTTTGGTAACCATTCACCGCTTGCGTTGCCCCGGAATGAAATGGACAAAGCTTCCGCTATTTGTCTGGACTTTGTACGGAACAGCCTGGATTCAATTGCTGGCAACACCGGTGGTTGGAATCACTCTGGTGTTAGTTGCATTGGAAAGAGTGTTCGGTGTAGGCGTTTTTGATCCGGCTTTGGGGGGTGATCCTGTTCTGTATCAACACCTGTTTTGGATTTACTCGCACCCGGCAGTTTATATTATGATTCTGCCTGCCATGGGAGCTATTTCGGAGATAATTCCAACATTTTCGCAAAAACATATTTTTGGATATAAAGCAATTATCGCTTCAACACTGGCTATTGCATTTGTGGGTTACCTGGTATGGGGGCATCACATGTTTACTGCCGGAATGAGCGGAACTGCACAATATTATTTTTCACTCCTCACATTTATTGTTGCCATACCAAGTGCAATAAAAGTATTTAACTGGATATCGACGATGTATAAAGGATCGATTAATATCCAAACGCCCTTTTACTGGGCAGTGTCATTCATATTTGTGTTTATGGTTGGTGGTTTAAGCGGCCTTGTTTTGGGGGCACTGGCTACCGATATTTACGTGCACGACACTGCCTTTGTTGTTGCTCACTTCCATTACATTGTTTTTGGCGGAACAGGCTTTGCCTTTTTTGCGGCAATGCACTACTGGTTCCCGAAAATATTTGGAAGAATGTATGATAAGGCCTGGGCCAATGTTGGCTGGCTGATTTTCACCATTGGTTTCCTGGCGTTGTATTCGCCCATGTTCTATCTCGGGATGATGGGAATGCCAAGGCGTTATTACGATTACCTCGAAGAGTTCCATGGTGGAAATATCCTGAGCACTATTGGCTCGTGGGTATTGGTAACCGGTTTTATCATCATTGTTGTAAACCTGGTTCGCTCGGCCCGAAAAGGACCAGCTGCTGAAATGAATCCGTGGCACAGTAAAACACTGGAATGGACAGTTACTTCGCCGCCACCGGTATTAAATTTTGAGAAAGAACCTGTATTGGGAGAAAAAGACGGACCTTATAACTATGACTAATATGGCTGAACATCAACATGCTCATGTGGAGCACCCCGACATGTACGATCCTGAATCGTCGAAAATCGGAATGTGGCTGTTTATTTTTACAGAACTACTGTTGTTTGGTGGCCTGTTTATTGTTTACTCGGTATATCGTTATCTGAATCCCGACGCTTTTCACCTGGCGGCCGAAGAACTAAATACTTTTATTGGCTCATTTAATACCGTTATTCTTCTGATTAGCAGTATGACCATTGCTATGTCGACCACCGCTTTGCAAAAAGGACATAAAAAAGTGGCTATTGCACTGGTGGTAATAACTTTCATTATTGGTATTGGCTTTTTGGTGAATAAGTATTTTGAATGGGGGGTAAAATTCTCGCACGGAATCTGGCCGGGATCAGAACAGATGCTAAATGAAATGAGTCAGGGCGAAATTTTATTCTTCGGACTTTATTTTGTGATGACCGGACTTCATGCACTGCACATTATTGTCGGGCTGATAATTATGGGCTTCGCAATACGAGGTGTTGCCAATGGAAAAGTAAATGCCAAACGCCCGTCGTTACTCGAAAATTGTGGCCTGTACTGGCACCTTGTCGACTTGATCTGGATTTTCCTGTTCCCGCTATTTTATCTCATCCATTAAAACTAATACTATGTCAGAAGATAAACATCATATTGTTCCGTATCGATTATACGTCATTGTTTTGGTGGCGCTGTTGGCACTAACTTTTGGGTCGATAGGAATTACCTCGATAGAACTGGGCGAATTTACCGTTGCGGCAGCCTTGCTGTTTGCCGTAGTAAAGTCGGCACTGGTGTTAACGTACTTTATGCACCTTAAATACGACAAACCATACATTAAATTGATGGTGGCCTTTGTGTTTGCCATTTTTGTGGTTGTAATTGTGATAACCTTTTTAGATTACCTCTATAGAGTATAACTATGTATAGCTCAGAAATAACCAAAGCCTCAAATTTTGTTCAGGGTGTCGACACTGCATTTCTTGTCATAATGGGCATATCGTTTTTGTTCCTTATTGGGCTAACGGTGGTAATGCTGGTGTTTATTTTTAAATACAACAAGAAAAGGAACCCAAAAGCAACACAGATTGAAGGAAGTACCAAGCTCGAAATCATTTGGACTGTTATTCCTTTTCTTATTACCATGCTGATGTTTTACTACGGCTGGGCAGGTTGGAAACCCATGCAGCGGGCACCAAAAGATGCGATGGAAATTACCGCTTACGGGCGTATGTGGAACTTTAGTTTTGAGTACGAAAATGGCCGTCGCACCGACACGCTTTTCCTGCCAAAGGATCAGCCGGTAAAACTCAACCTGGTGGCTATGGATGTGTTGCACAGCCTTTATATCCCGGCTTTTCGTGTAAAACAGGATATGGTACCCGGCAAAAAGGATAACTTCATGTGGTTTGAGCCGCAAAAAGTGGGAACCTACGAGTTGTTTTGTGCCGAATATTGTGGGTTGCAGCACTCCTACATGTACACTTATGTGGAGGTGATGGAAGATTCAGCTTTTCAGGCATGGATTACGGATACAACAAGTGTTGCTGCCTCGGTTGCCGAAATAGAATCGCCGGCGGCTACCGGAAAACGTATTATGCAAAACATTGGCTGCTTTGCCTGTCACACGCTTGACGGAACAAAACTGGTTGGGCCAAGTTTTAAAGGTATTTGGGGTGAAGAACAAACGGTAAAAACCGGAGGCGAAACACGGCAGATTGTGGTTGATGAGGAATACATCCGAAAATCGATTTACGAACCCAATGCCGATGTTGTGGATGGCTTTAACAAAGGATTAATGGTATCATACGAAGGGCAACTTTCGGATGATGATATTGATAATATTATTGAATACCTGAAAACGGTGAAATAACAACAAGGCAAAAGTTTAAAGGATAAAGGCAAAAGTTGAGTGTCGCAAATTTAAAATCGGCCACAGCCAAATCCCAATCGTAGTATCGGGAGCAAAAGTAAAAGTGTCATCCTGAGCGTAGTCGAAGGATGAATATCGAATAATGATTAACGATTTAAGATTTTAGAACGAATGTGTAAAGTGCTATTGTTTCTTATGTGATCTGGGGGATTCAAAAAAAAACAATGAAAGAACAGCTAAAAATAATATACGAATTGGGCAAGGTGCGAATATCGCTACCCATTGCTTTGTCGGCATTAACCGGTTATGTGCTTTTTACCCATGCCGTTGATGCACAAGGATGGTGGTTGTTGTTCGGTGTATTTTTTATGGCTTGCAGTTCAAGTGTTCTTAACCACTGGCAGGAGCGCGATGTTGATGCACAGATGCCACGCACAAAAGACCGCCCGTTACCTTCGGGAAGGATTAGCCCTAAAAATGCATTTTTGGTAGCTATTGGTTTTGCAGTTCTTGGTTCAGTTATTCTTATTTTTAGTAATCCGCCAATGGCTTTGCTTTTAAGCTGGCTAACGCTTTTCTTTTACAATGGCGTTTATACACCGCTAAAAAAAGTATCGGCGTTTGCCGTAATTCCTGGCTCTATGGTAGGGGCAATTCCCCCAATGATAGGTTGGGCCGGAGCAGGTGGAAGTCTCACGTCAGAAGTTATTTTAATGGTAGCTGCCTTCTTTTTTATCGGGCAAATACCACATTTCTGGTTACTGCTTTTAATGTTTGGCGAGCAATACAAACTGGCGAAAATGCCCAGCCTGAACCAGCTTTTTTCCGAACTACAAATAAAACGGGTAACCTACACCTGGATTCTTACAACAGTGGCATCTGCATTTCTGGTTATCTTTTTCGTTATTGGTAACAAACTCATCATGTTTTTGCTGATGTTTTACATCTTTTACCTGCTGTCGTCGCTTACCATGGCCGTTTTTGTTCAGGACGAATTTAAAGTGCGTCCATCATTCTATAAACTCAACTTCCTTTACCTTTTTATGATGATCTTTTTAATTGTTGACAGTTTGGTTCATACATAAAGTAGTGTAACCTTACTGTGCAGTTTATTTTAACTACATTTGTAAGCACATATTTATTAAAAGTATTGAATGACGTTTGAAGAACTTGGCATTAATTACGATTTATTGGATGCCATAGAATACATGGGATTTAAAAATGCTACTCCGATTCAGGAGCAGGCAATCCCGGTAATCCTCGATGGTGAAGACCTGATTGCCTGCGCACAAACAGGAACAGGAAAAACCGCTGCTTTTTTACTGCCTATACTCGATTTAATAGCCGATTTACCTGGTGGAGAAACATCAACACTGATTATTGTTCCAACACGTGAGCTGGCCATGCAAATTGATCATCAGGTGCAGGGAATTGGCTATACCATGGGGATTCATTCCATAGCCTTGTACGGCGGTGGCGATGGCGACGAATGGGGCCAACAAAAAAGAGCACTTACCAAAGGAGCCGACATTATTATTGCCACTCCCGGGAAACTGATCTCGCACCTGAACCTGGGCTATGTAAAATTTGATAAGATCGAATTTCTGATTCTCGATGAGGCCGACCGAATGCTCGATATCGGTTTTTACGAAGATATTACAAAGATTATTTCTTATCTGCCAAAAGAGCGCCAAACGCTGATGTTCAGTGCAACCATGGCACCAAAAATCAGGAAGCTGGCATCAGAGATTCTCAATAAACCAAAAGAGATAAACATCGCTATGTCGAAACCGGCAGAAGGCGTGTTACAGGCCGCGTACCTTATTTACGATAAACAAAAGGGCGATTTGGTGGCGCACCTTATTTCGGAGAACCCGGATTACAGCAGTGTTATCATTTTTTGCTCAACCAAACGGGTAACCAACGAATTAGCAAAAAGGCTAAAAAAGAAAGGTTTTGATGCCGAAGCTATTTCTTCGGACCTGGAACAGCGTGAACGTGAAGATGTGCTGAATGGATTTCGCTCAAGACGAATTCGCATTTTAGTGGCAACCGATGTAATGAGCCGCGGTATCGATATTAAAGATATTAACCTGGTGATTAACTACGATGTGCCGGGCGATGCCGAAGATTATGTGCACCGCGTTGGACGTACTGCCCGTGCCGATTCAACAGGTGTGGCACTTACCCTGGTGAACGAAGACGACATGTACAAGTTCCATCGTATTGAGGAGCTGATAGAGCGCGAGGTATTTAAAATTCCGCTACCCGAACAGTTTGGAGAAGGCCCGGAATGGAGAACTCCTTCGAAAGGGAAAAAGAACAAGCGCGGGAAATTCCATAAATACAAAAAAGGAAGCAGCCAGCACAAACACCGCAAGTCGTACGAGCAAAAGAAAAAACAATAAAATTTTGAACGCAGATAACACTGATTTAGGTGATTATCGCTGAAAGTAGAAGTTTAAACATAAAGTCACAAAGCTGTTTTTAACCACATTAGACACATAGAACACATTACTTTTGCCGACTGTTTTTTGCTTACTGCCTACTCATTCTGCGATCAAAAATCGTTAATCATCATTCGAAATTCTTTTTCGATGTAGGTTTCCCTGAACGTGAGATGGCTTGTTTTGGCACTAACCGTCTAAAAAAGAAATAAAAAAATCCACCGGCGTTCACCGGCGGATTCTCTCTTTTCATTTCCCCTCGTTTATACTAGATGGTATTAATTGCTTTTATTGATTGTTACCTTAATAATTTTGT
Proteins encoded in this region:
- the coxB gene encoding cytochrome c oxidase subunit II — protein: MYSSEITKASNFVQGVDTAFLVIMGISFLFLIGLTVVMLVFIFKYNKKRNPKATQIEGSTKLEIIWTVIPFLITMLMFYYGWAGWKPMQRAPKDAMEITAYGRMWNFSFEYENGRRTDTLFLPKDQPVKLNLVAMDVLHSLYIPAFRVKQDMVPGKKDNFMWFEPQKVGTYELFCAEYCGLQHSYMYTYVEVMEDSAFQAWITDTTSVAASVAEIESPAATGKRIMQNIGCFACHTLDGTKLVGPSFKGIWGEEQTVKTGGETRQIVVDEEYIRKSIYEPNADVVDGFNKGLMVSYEGQLSDDDIDNIIEYLKTVK
- the ccoS gene encoding cbb3-type cytochrome oxidase assembly protein CcoS → MNIFYLLIGVSLLVALIFLGAFIWSVRSGQYDDSETPSMRILFDDDDVESESETNEEKKNNKK
- a CDS encoding SCO family protein; protein product: MKKTVTYITTFLAGIFLLLAHSSNAQSVINPAATDDDVEIGVVEHLDDYLPDSISLINEAGEQVWLSELIDKPTILNFVYYRCPGICSPLMEAVAGVMDKSDLVPGEDYQVLTISFDPGETIDLGIRKKNNYLGLMNNPGKVEEAKTGWLFFVSDSASIIKATNATGFKYKKTGNDFTHAASLIVISPDEKITRYLNGLYFLPFEWKMAIVEASKGQSGPTLNKVLRFCYSYDPQGQTYVLNITKVSGVIIIFFGLVLLLFLVLKPKKK
- a CDS encoding protoheme IX farnesyltransferase; the protein is MKEQLKIIYELGKVRISLPIALSALTGYVLFTHAVDAQGWWLLFGVFFMACSSSVLNHWQERDVDAQMPRTKDRPLPSGRISPKNAFLVAIGFAVLGSVILIFSNPPMALLLSWLTLFFYNGVYTPLKKVSAFAVIPGSMVGAIPPMIGWAGAGGSLTSEVILMVAAFFFIGQIPHFWLLLLMFGEQYKLAKMPSLNQLFSELQIKRVTYTWILTTVASAFLVIFFVIGNKLIMFLLMFYIFYLLSSLTMAVFVQDEFKVRPSFYKLNFLYLFMMIFLIVDSLVHT
- the nrfD gene encoding NrfD/PsrC family molybdoenzyme membrane anchor subunit, whose translation is MEKTKSPEEARKLLDKITFDLTRSIVKRDELTNFWYFILIMFAGVGLWGWGIQIRDGLGVTGMRDYVSWGMYIANFVFFVAISLIGFLISSSLHLLKIKWSHPISRVAEQVAIAGVALAGIIIINDMGRPDRFLNVFLHGRFASPIIWDVTVVTTYLTISVLLYYIPLIPDLALIRDRGGDDIPAWKMKVYKIMALGWNGNAEQYKLVYHAMRILMILIIPVGLSIHTVTSWLFAATLRSGWDTTIFGPYFVAGAFVAGAAAVVILMYAYRIRYRLGEYFEDLHFDYMGKLLVFVCLVYLYFNINEFWVPAYKMKTAEGIHLRNLFVGSFAPMFWWTQMTGLILPIFLMLFKFFRKPLPLTIISVFVLIASWLKRYIIVIPTMEHPFLPVQNVPDYFKHYSPTSIEIMITIFSFAAALLIITVLAKMFPVITIWEYAEEKGVEKEILSEPKK
- a CDS encoding cytochrome c, with the protein product MKIKLLFVALFFLAQQGMAQEWLVPEDQKSVQNPSEYNLDNVKKGKEIYLRDCKSCHGDPGKNNGLPLVPPPPDFASEVMQANTDGELFYKITHGRGGMPQFETTISEDDRWRLVNYIRNFNPGNEPVLVEEPPKKAKILASVNEEQHQVEVFAEYQDKDSNYVVLAEAPISIGAKKAFGTLPIGQVLTNKEGRAEYHIPESLIGDEKGMVTLVIDLGEGFINENVVLDAAKVGQPKPTPKLIHKEVLWSTNENIQVWLLLSYLAAVLGAWGTIGYVVFQIFKISRAGKKQ
- a CDS encoding cytochrome C oxidase subunit IV family protein; the encoded protein is MSEDKHHIVPYRLYVIVLVALLALTFGSIGITSIELGEFTVAAALLFAVVKSALVLTYFMHLKYDKPYIKLMVAFVFAIFVVVIVITFLDYLYRV
- a CDS encoding cytochrome c oxidase subunit 3 family protein, which gives rise to MAEHQHAHVEHPDMYDPESSKIGMWLFIFTELLLFGGLFIVYSVYRYLNPDAFHLAAEELNTFIGSFNTVILLISSMTIAMSTTALQKGHKKVAIALVVITFIIGIGFLVNKYFEWGVKFSHGIWPGSEQMLNEMSQGEILFFGLYFVMTGLHALHIIVGLIIMGFAIRGVANGKVNAKRPSLLENCGLYWHLVDLIWIFLFPLFYLIH
- a CDS encoding cbb3-type cytochrome c oxidase subunit I, translating into MHTTNAVNGANYLTYQGKYKGLLGWILSTDHKRIGLLYLYSIAAMFATGVLLGLAMKFELLAPGKTIMDAQTYNATFTVHGVIMIFMVVVPGLPAVFGNLMMPIMIGAKDVAFPKLNLLSWWLYIAGVVLVLCALLFGSGSPDTGWTFYAPYSFKTGTNLLPAVFGAFVLGFSSILTGLNFLVTIHRLRCPGMKWTKLPLFVWTLYGTAWIQLLATPVVGITLVLVALERVFGVGVFDPALGGDPVLYQHLFWIYSHPAVYIMILPAMGAISEIIPTFSQKHIFGYKAIIASTLAIAFVGYLVWGHHMFTAGMSGTAQYYFSLLTFIVAIPSAIKVFNWISTMYKGSINIQTPFYWAVSFIFVFMVGGLSGLVLGALATDIYVHDTAFVVAHFHYIVFGGTGFAFFAAMHYWFPKIFGRMYDKAWANVGWLIFTIGFLALYSPMFYLGMMGMPRRYYDYLEEFHGGNILSTIGSWVLVTGFIIIVVNLVRSARKGPAAEMNPWHSKTLEWTVTSPPPVLNFEKEPVLGEKDGPYNYD
- a CDS encoding 4Fe-4S dicluster domain-containing protein, which gives rise to MENKSRRNFVKKLGVSVGAAGLVGGSSLLSSCNQVETASGDTIKLLTSSGELVEVSKAQLKPADMPNLTEQQKRGRKGLPNRKFVMVIDLSKCRNARECMKGCQKHHQLRPEQHHINVLQMQDAEDTAPYYMPKPCQHCDNPPCTKVCPVNATFKREDGIVLIDNERCIGCRFCIAACPYSARVFNWFEPRDAEKYEGVTYNIEANVPQKKGTISKCLFSADRLRDGKLPTCVSSCPNGVYWFGDQNEDAVTNGTTHETVSFSKLVRDNAAYTLMPELGTKPRVYYLPPKDRAFPFQGEIEEHHS